From the uncultured Methanomethylovorans sp. genome, the window CTTGCCGAGGATATACCCCTAATCAGGGTCGGGTTCCCAATCATGGATAGGGCAAACCTCCACCACTTCCCTGTCATGGGATATGCAGGTGCAGCTCGAATGGTCGAGTGGATTGGAAACACTTTCCTGGACATAAAGGACAAGACGGTTCCTGAAGAAGAACTTGAGGTCGTACAGTAAGTAGAACACAGGAGTGAGGGTATGCCAGAAATCACAAATGTTGTAAACACTCTGGAAGAGAGGCGACCATACATTGCTTTGAAGCAGAAGGTCAAGGGCGAGACTATTCTTGCCTGCGACAACACATCCATAGCAGGAGCCATGAGCCAGAGAGCATGCGTATATTCAGGTGCAAGAGTGGCTCTGAACCCGGTAACTGATGCGATTCACCTTGTCCATGGTCCCATAGGCTGTGCAAGCTATACATGGGACATAAGAGGTAGCAAGTCCAGCGGCAAGGAAACTTACCGTACCAGCTTCTCTACAGACATGAAGGAGATAGACGTAGTATTTGGCGGTGAGAAGAAACTTGCCAAGGCCATTGATGAGCTTGTGGGATTATACAAGCCACCTGTGGTTTTCGTATATTCTACCTGCATTGTCGGAATAATAGGTGATGATCTGGAAGCAGTATGCAAGGCTGCCAGTGAAAGGAATGGTATACCCGTAATACCTGTTAAGTCAGAAGGATTCAAGGGAACAAAGTCTGATGGATACAAGGCTGCATGTGAAGCATTGAAGGTACTAATTGGTACAAAGGAAGGAGACATAAAGTCTCCTTACCGTATCAACCTGATAGGAGAATTTAACGTTGCTGGAGATGTATGGCTGGTGAAGCCTCTCTTTGAGGAAATGGGCATACAGGTAGTTACATCCCTTACAGGAGATTCTACAGTGCAAAGCATATCCCAGTGCCACATAGCCCAGTTAAACCTGGTGCAGTGTACTGGATCGATGACAACTTTAGCCAAGTGGATGAAGGAAGAGTATGGTATTCCCTTCAAGAAGATTAGTTACTTTGGAATAGAAGATCTAAGCATTGCCTTAAGAGAAACAGCTGCGTTCTTTGGTTCTGAAGAAATGAAGCAAAAGGCAGAGGAGATCATAGCCAGGGAAACAGCCAAGATCATGCCTGAGATCCAACGTATTCGTTCACGCCTTGAAGGAAAGAGAGCAGCCATCTACATGGGAGGAGCTGCAAAGGCTTTGACACTCATCAAGGGATTCAGGGAACTTGGGATGGAAGTAGTTATCATTGGCACCCAGACCGGGAAGAAGGATGATTACCAACAAATAAGTTATGAAGTGAAGGATGGAACAGTCATTGTGGACGATGCTAACCCCCTTGAACTTGCAGAACTTCTGGTAAAGCAGAATGCTGATCTGATGGTTGCAGGAGTTAAGGAAAGATTCCTTGCTTATAAGGTAGGTGTGGCATTCTGTGACTTCAACCACGACAGAGTAGTGGAGTTCGAAGGTTTTGAAGGATTCCTCAACTTTGCAAGAGAAATGGATTCATCCATCAACAGTCCTGTATGGAAGGCTACTAAGAGCAATATTAGCGATAGTATAAACGCTAACAATATAAGCAGTAAGGCCAGCAAGTCTGAGAACATTCCTGTAACACGCATTGAGAACATGCATGAAGATGCAGCTATCACCAGAGGGATGGAAGCATGACTGAAAGAAATTATACAACCGTTAACCCCTGTGTGATGTGCCAGCCCATGGGGAGTGTAATGGCCTTTAAGGGCATTGAAAATTCCATGGTGCTTATGCACGGTTCTCAGGGATGCAGCACATATATGAGGCTGCATCTGGCCCATCATTTCCGGGAACCTGTAGACATAGCTTCCACATCTCTTAGCGAAAGAGGAGCAGTATATGGAGGAAGCGAGAACCTGAAGAAGGGACTTAAGAACGTGATGTCAAGATATCATCCGAAGGTCATAGGTGTAACTACAACATGCCTTGCAGAAACCATAGGAGATGATGTGGAAAGGATACTACAGGAATTCAGGGAAGAGGAAAAGGATGCAGAAGATGTGCATATAATTTCCGTATCTACTCCCAGCTATGAAGAAAGCCACGCAACTGGGTATATCAAGGCAGTAGAGGCCATAGTAAGATATTTCACCGAATCTGGAGTGAGCAAGGACATATTCAACAACAAGCTCAATGTAGTGTTAGGAGAGAACATTGCGCCTGAAGATATAAGAGAAATTAAGAGAATACTTTCAAGGAATGTTGGTCCAAGATCTTTTATTTTCACACCAGATACATCGGAGACCTTCGATGCTCCAATGACAGGAAAGGCTGAAAAGATATTCCCTGGAGGCACACCACTATCTGAGATCGCAGATATGAAGAACTGTGCTGCAAGCATTGGTCTGGGAATAACTAGTGATAACAGGGCAATAGACTATCTTGAAGGTAAGTACAATGTACCTGCAAAGAGAGTTCCAATGCCCATAGGACTGGAATATTCCGACAGGTTCCTGGCTACTCTTTCTGAGATCACAGGTACCGAAGTTCCGGAAATGTATAAGAAGGAAAGGGGAAGGCTCATTGATGCTATGGTGGATGTACACAAGTACCTGTATGGTACACGTGTAGCTATATACGGGGATCCCGAAATGGTGCTTGGCCTGCTATCACTGTCACTTGAAAATGGAATGTACCCAGTGCTTGTTTCACCTTCCTGCAAGACACCTGCTTTTAAGGAACATGCTAAGGAAAGGATCGATAGGATGAATCTGGATTGTAATGTTAAGATACTTGAAGGACTGGACTTTGATGCATTCAACGATGCGGTGAAGGAAACTAATCCTGAAATGCTAATAGGGAACTCTAATGGAAAATACATTTCCCAACAAATGAGAATTCCCCTAATGAGAGTCGGATTCCCTATTCATGACAGAGTGGGTGCCCAGCGGATACTCATGATGGGATATCGTGGAACAATGAGTATGATAGATAGAATCACCAATACCATACTCGAAGCAAAGGATATAGAACTTGAAGAGAAGTGGTTGCAGAACAAGGAAAATAATATTCCTGGAAGCTGCTGCGATTGTACGCCTGCGCATGCGCACTTACATTGAAAAAAGAGAAAGTGGCTAAACAAAGGTCCCTCAAAGAGACACAGTATAGCCACTACTTTATAGCCATGTGATGACTGGCTCGTTCCTCGGAGGTGCTGCTGGAATGCTGCCTGCATACCCGAAGATGATTGGAGCTACTACTTTGAAGTCTGCAGGTATCTTAAGCTTATTCAGCATTTCAGGATTATCTTGGACAAGACATGCAGTGCCTA encodes:
- the nifE gene encoding nitrogenase iron-molybdenum cofactor biosynthesis protein NifE, with product MPEITNVVNTLEERRPYIALKQKVKGETILACDNTSIAGAMSQRACVYSGARVALNPVTDAIHLVHGPIGCASYTWDIRGSKSSGKETYRTSFSTDMKEIDVVFGGEKKLAKAIDELVGLYKPPVVFVYSTCIVGIIGDDLEAVCKAASERNGIPVIPVKSEGFKGTKSDGYKAACEALKVLIGTKEGDIKSPYRINLIGEFNVAGDVWLVKPLFEEMGIQVVTSLTGDSTVQSISQCHIAQLNLVQCTGSMTTLAKWMKEEYGIPFKKISYFGIEDLSIALRETAAFFGSEEMKQKAEEIIARETAKIMPEIQRIRSRLEGKRAAIYMGGAAKALTLIKGFRELGMEVVIIGTQTGKKDDYQQISYEVKDGTVIVDDANPLELAELLVKQNADLMVAGVKERFLAYKVGVAFCDFNHDRVVEFEGFEGFLNFAREMDSSINSPVWKATKSNISDSINANNISSKASKSENIPVTRIENMHEDAAITRGMEA
- a CDS encoding nitrogenase component 1, whose protein sequence is MTERNYTTVNPCVMCQPMGSVMAFKGIENSMVLMHGSQGCSTYMRLHLAHHFREPVDIASTSLSERGAVYGGSENLKKGLKNVMSRYHPKVIGVTTTCLAETIGDDVERILQEFREEEKDAEDVHIISVSTPSYEESHATGYIKAVEAIVRYFTESGVSKDIFNNKLNVVLGENIAPEDIREIKRILSRNVGPRSFIFTPDTSETFDAPMTGKAEKIFPGGTPLSEIADMKNCAASIGLGITSDNRAIDYLEGKYNVPAKRVPMPIGLEYSDRFLATLSEITGTEVPEMYKKERGRLIDAMVDVHKYLYGTRVAIYGDPEMVLGLLSLSLENGMYPVLVSPSCKTPAFKEHAKERIDRMNLDCNVKILEGLDFDAFNDAVKETNPEMLIGNSNGKYISQQMRIPLMRVGFPIHDRVGAQRILMMGYRGTMSMIDRITNTILEAKDIELEEKWLQNKENNIPGSCCDCTPAHAHLH